A single Pseudochaenichthys georgianus chromosome 10, fPseGeo1.2, whole genome shotgun sequence DNA region contains:
- the ttpa gene encoding alpha-tocopherol transfer protein isoform X2, with the protein MSGSELGGGPEDLEPLGRGLVDLRRRALQELASVRIFSDQFLTKFLWARDLDVELSLKLLLNYQRWRRESPEISRCLSPSSVLGLLNTTYHAVLPQRDHSGSRVLIYRIGQWDPKDWLAFQVFSVSLMTSEIISMETETQTQGLKAIFDLQGWSLGHALQFNPSLARKISSVLSDSFPLKVRGIHLVNEPMFFRPVLAMIRPFLPDKIRKRIHMHGAHFQDTLSDFFSPSVLPPEYGGEGPGIEGVCQAWTNQLLQSEQLLQQIATHPTGDITIPPEDCWISETVEAEQLLEG; encoded by the exons ATGAGCGGCTCTGAGCTCGGGGGCGGCCCGGAGGATCTGGAGCCGCTGGGCCGAGGGCTGGTCGACCTGAGGCGGAGAGCCCTGCAGGAGCTGGCCTCCGTCAGGATCTTCTCAGACCAGTTCCTCACCAAGTTCCTGTGGGCCAGAGACCTGGACGTGGAGCTCTCCCTGAAG tTGTTACTGAACTATCAGCGGTGGCGCAGGGAGAGTCCTGAGATCAGCCGCTGTCTGTCCCCCTCCTCTGTGCTCGGCCTCCTCAACACGACGTACCACGCTGTCCTCCCCCAGCGGGACCACAGCGGCAGCAGGGTGCTCATCTACAGGATCG GACAGTGGGACCCAAAAGACTGGTTGGCCTTCCAGGTGTTCAGTGTCAGCCTGATGACATCAGAGATCATCTCCATGGAAACGGAGACACAGACGCAGGGTCTGAAGGCCATCTTTGACCTGCAGGGATGGAGTTTAGGCCACGCTCTGCAGTTTAACCCTTCCCTGGCCAGAAAGATTTCCTCTGTGCTTTCG GACTCTTTTCCACTGAAAGTCCGAGGTATCCATCTGGTGAACGAGCCAATGTTCTTCCGGCCCGTGTTGGCCATGATCCGCCCTTTCCTGCCGGATAAGATCCGAAAGAGG ATCCATATGCACGGTGCTCATTTCCAGGACACTTTGAGCGACTTCTTCTCACCTTCTGTCCTGCCTCCAGAATATGGAGGGGAGGGGCCTGGCATAGAGGGGGTGTGTCAAGCTTGGACCAATCAGCTGCTTCAATCAGAGCAGCTTCTGCAGCAGATTGCCACCCACCCAACAGGTGACATCACCATCCCTCCTGAGGACTGCTGGATCTCAGAGACCGTGGAGGCGGAGCAACTGTTAGAGGGATGA
- the ttpa gene encoding alpha-tocopherol transfer protein isoform X1: MSGSELGGGPEDLEPLGRGLVDLRRRALQELASVRIFSDQFLTKFLWARDLDVELSLKLLLNYQRWRRESPEISRCLSPSSVLGLLNTTYHAVLPQRDHSGSRVLIYRIGQWDPKDWLAFQVFSVSLMTSEIISMETETQTQGLKAIFDLQGWSLGHALQFNPSLARKISSVLSVGQASWTHNSTYAKDSFPLKVRGIHLVNEPMFFRPVLAMIRPFLPDKIRKRIHMHGAHFQDTLSDFFSPSVLPPEYGGEGPGIEGVCQAWTNQLLQSEQLLQQIATHPTGDITIPPEDCWISETVEAEQLLEG; encoded by the exons ATGAGCGGCTCTGAGCTCGGGGGCGGCCCGGAGGATCTGGAGCCGCTGGGCCGAGGGCTGGTCGACCTGAGGCGGAGAGCCCTGCAGGAGCTGGCCTCCGTCAGGATCTTCTCAGACCAGTTCCTCACCAAGTTCCTGTGGGCCAGAGACCTGGACGTGGAGCTCTCCCTGAAG tTGTTACTGAACTATCAGCGGTGGCGCAGGGAGAGTCCTGAGATCAGCCGCTGTCTGTCCCCCTCCTCTGTGCTCGGCCTCCTCAACACGACGTACCACGCTGTCCTCCCCCAGCGGGACCACAGCGGCAGCAGGGTGCTCATCTACAGGATCG GACAGTGGGACCCAAAAGACTGGTTGGCCTTCCAGGTGTTCAGTGTCAGCCTGATGACATCAGAGATCATCTCCATGGAAACGGAGACACAGACGCAGGGTCTGAAGGCCATCTTTGACCTGCAGGGATGGAGTTTAGGCCACGCTCTGCAGTTTAACCCTTCCCTGGCCAGAAAGATTTCCTCTGTGCTTTCGGTAGGCCAAGCATCCTGGACACACAACTCTACATATGCTAAG GACTCTTTTCCACTGAAAGTCCGAGGTATCCATCTGGTGAACGAGCCAATGTTCTTCCGGCCCGTGTTGGCCATGATCCGCCCTTTCCTGCCGGATAAGATCCGAAAGAGG ATCCATATGCACGGTGCTCATTTCCAGGACACTTTGAGCGACTTCTTCTCACCTTCTGTCCTGCCTCCAGAATATGGAGGGGAGGGGCCTGGCATAGAGGGGGTGTGTCAAGCTTGGACCAATCAGCTGCTTCAATCAGAGCAGCTTCTGCAGCAGATTGCCACCCACCCAACAGGTGACATCACCATCCCTCCTGAGGACTGCTGGATCTCAGAGACCGTGGAGGCGGAGCAACTGTTAGAGGGATGA